DNA sequence from the Parasphaerochaeta coccoides DSM 17374 genome:
AGGGCGTTGGCCATGCCATGCGGAACATGGAACCGGGCACCCAGCTTGTGCGCCATCGAATGACACACGCCAAGGAACGCATTGGCAAATGCCATGCCGGCGATTGTCGATGCATTGTGAACTTTTTCCCTTGCTTTCTTGTCATTCTGTCCGTCATGGTAGGCACGCGGGAGATACTTGAAGATTACCCTCATAGCTTCCAGGGACAGCCCGTTCGTGTAGTCGGAACTCATAGATGAAGCCAATGCTTCCAATGCGTGGGTCAGGACATCCAGGCCGCAGGAGACGGTGAGTCCCTTGGGCTGTCCCATTGCAAGCTCACTGTCCACAATTGCCATGGAGGGGGTGAGGGAATAGTCGGCAATCGCCCACTTCATCCCCGTAGTCTCATCAGTGATGATGGAGAAGGGCGTGACCTCGCTCCCTGTACCGCTGGTGGTGGGTATGCAGACCATCTGCGCTTTCTTGCCCATGTTGGGGAAGGTGTAGATGCGCTTGCGAATGTCCATGAAGCGCAGTGCAAGCCCTTCGAACTTCACTTCGGGATGCTCGTAGAGCAGCCACATGATTTTGGCTGCGTCCATCGGAGACCCACCGCCCAGACCTATCAGGACATCAGGCTTGAATGCGTTGAGAGCCTCCATGCCCGCGTTGATTGTCTGCAAGGTCGGATCCGGCTTGACTTGGTGGAAGCATTCGCTTTCAATGCCAAGCTGATCAAGCGTCTCGGTGACCTTTTCAACCATTCCACTGTTGAAAAGGAAGGAGTCGGTGATGATGAAGGCCCGTTTCTTTCCTTCCAGCTCCTGCAAGGCTATGGGAAGACAGCCATATTTGAAATAAATTTTCGGGGGAAGCTTGAACCACAGCATGTTTTCTCTCCTTGCGGCGACAGTCTTGATGTTCAGAAGATGCTTGGGACCCACATTTTCGGATACTGAGTTGTTGCCCCAGCTGCCACACCCCAAGGTCAGGGAAGGTTCGAGACGGAAATTGTAGATGTCTCCAATGGCTCCTTGGCTTGCCGGCATATTAAGCAGGACGCGTGATGTCTTGACCTCTTGGCTGAATAAGTTGATTTTCTCGTTTTCCGTCCCCTCCACATACAGTACCGACGTATGGCCGAAACCACCGTGAGCGACCAAGGTCTCCGCCATGGCGGTTCCTTCCTTGAAGGTGGAGCATTTGTACATACCCAGGACGGGAGAAAGTTTTTCATGGGCGAAAGGCTCGGCGGTGGAAACATCCGTCACTTCACCAATCAGTACCTTGCTGCCTGCGGGGACTTTGAATCCGGCGATTTGGGCGACCCTTTCAGCCGGTTGTCCGACAATGGCAGGATTGACCGTGCCTCTTTGCGGATCCAGGATAACAGCGCCGAGCTTCTTCTTTTCTCCATCCGTCAAGAAATAAGCCCCTCTCTGAATCAGTTCGGTTTTCACGGCATCATAGATGTCTGCAAGGCAGATGATTGCTTGTTCTGAGGCACAGACGACGCCGTTATCGAAGGTTTTGGACATGAGGATTGAGCTGACCGCCGTCTTTATATCGGCAGAGGAATCGATAAGGGCAGGAGTATTGCCTGAACCAACGCCTATGGCGGGCTTGCCTGATGAGTATGCGCTCTTGACCATGGCCGGTCCGCCCGTAGCCAGGATGATGTCCACCAGGGGGTGCTTCATCAGATATTCAGTCTTGGCGAGTGTCGGCTCGTCAATCCAACCTACTATGTCGTGGGGAGCTCCCGCCTTGACCGCCGCGTCACGGATGATACGCGCCGCTTCGCAGGTACATGTCTTGGCACGGGGATGTGGACTGAAAATGATGGCGTTGCGTGTCTTCAAGGCAATCAGGGCCTTGAAGATGGCCGTGGAGGTCGGGTTTGTCGTCGGAATGATGCCACAGACAACACCAATCGGTTCCGCAATCTTCTCTATGCCGAAGGTCTTGTCGTGTTCGACAATGCCGCATGTCTTATCGCTCTTGTACTTGTTGTATATGTACTCCGTAGCAAAATGATTCTTGATTACCTTGTCTTCGACAATGCCCATTCCGGTTTCCTGGACTGCTTGCTGGGCAAGGGTGATGCGGGCATTGTTCGCTGCTATGGCCGCCGCACGGAAAATTTCATCTACCTTTTCCTGGGAAAACAGGGAAAATACCTTCTGGGCATTCTTCACCCGCTCAATCAAAAGCTGAAGA
Encoded proteins:
- the adhE gene encoding bifunctional acetaldehyde-CoA/alcohol dehydrogenase → MATSAKETTVSEAFPGEKDLQLLIERVKNAQKVFSLFSQEKVDEIFRAAAIAANNARITLAQQAVQETGMGIVEDKVIKNHFATEYIYNKYKSDKTCGIVEHDKTFGIEKIAEPIGVVCGIIPTTNPTSTAIFKALIALKTRNAIIFSPHPRAKTCTCEAARIIRDAAVKAGAPHDIVGWIDEPTLAKTEYLMKHPLVDIILATGGPAMVKSAYSSGKPAIGVGSGNTPALIDSSADIKTAVSSILMSKTFDNGVVCASEQAIICLADIYDAVKTELIQRGAYFLTDGEKKKLGAVILDPQRGTVNPAIVGQPAERVAQIAGFKVPAGSKVLIGEVTDVSTAEPFAHEKLSPVLGMYKCSTFKEGTAMAETLVAHGGFGHTSVLYVEGTENEKINLFSQEVKTSRVLLNMPASQGAIGDIYNFRLEPSLTLGCGSWGNNSVSENVGPKHLLNIKTVAARRENMLWFKLPPKIYFKYGCLPIALQELEGKKRAFIITDSFLFNSGMVEKVTETLDQLGIESECFHQVKPDPTLQTINAGMEALNAFKPDVLIGLGGGSPMDAAKIMWLLYEHPEVKFEGLALRFMDIRKRIYTFPNMGKKAQMVCIPTTSGTGSEVTPFSIITDETTGMKWAIADYSLTPSMAIVDSELAMGQPKGLTVSCGLDVLTHALEALASSMSSDYTNGLSLEAMRVIFKYLPRAYHDGQNDKKAREKVHNASTIAGMAFANAFLGVCHSMAHKLGARFHVPHGMANALLLTNVILYNATDVPTKQASFPQYEFPSAVSRYARAADYINMIVNEQKNTPYISIKDGATMQEKVEDLVSAIEKLKNELDVPKSIKEWGVNEEEFLAAVDELSVKAFDDQCTGTNPRYPLISEIKQLYLDSFYGRRWQEQVVK